The window GGAGAAAGCTCAGGACTGGACCATAGTTGGAAAAACTATTAGCAACTATGGCAGGCAAATACCAGACCCAAAGTCCCTAAAGCTGAATGTGGACTGACCAGGCCAATCAAGAAGGGGGCTGTCTTCTTGGTACCTGGCTTCTTCTGTAGCCACTGTCAATTTGATTGCTAATGTACACTGCCCTCTTTCCTGACCTCTCAGGATATTTCAACCCTATCCCATGGGATTCCTCAAGGTACCATGAGTCCTGAATTTCACCCACCATTTTGAATCTTTATGTCCCTGCCTtttgctttttcccccctctctctcttcacttggTCGATAGCATGTGGGGAACAACAGGGAATGACAGTCTTTGAGACACTTATGTGTCACTCGCCTTTAATTACTCCACAGACTCCCAAAGGCTTTCCCAGGAAACCCTTGTGACAGTTTTATGTCAACCTGCCCAAAGTGAAAAGCTGGGAGTCGAGAAGGAAGGGGACAGTTGATTTGCTCTCTTGAGGCCTTTAGTAGAGGAACAGGTATGAGGGGAGAAAAGTTCAAAAGAAGCGAAGACTATTCAGCAGGAGACGAATTCAACCAAAATAGAAGGGTCAAAATAGACACTTCCAACCAGTCTGAAACCCCCTTCTCTCTTGCAGTCACAGATGCTGCAGTAAACAGGTTCTGGAGAAGGTGAGAAAAAGTCTGTCCCCTTATCTAACACACATACTCCTTTCCTCAGAAGTCACTATTGTGGCTTTGCTGGATCCCCATTAAGAACAAGAAACAGGTATCACACTGACAGCCTTGTCCTTGGgtatcacttaacctttccaggcctcatctgaaaaatgaagggttggaaCAGATCCTTCTAGTGATAAACTTCTAGGATTCTCTGGGATGCTATTCCTCTCAGCACGGCAGTGTCCTGACCTTCCTTTAGCAAGACCACTTACTAGTCAAAGAGGGAGGCCATGCCAGCATCAAGGGAACCTGAAGCTCATCCCAGCTCCCCTTCCTGTCCCTAGAAGTGAGGTGGGAATCCAAATCAAATCGctttgctttggtttcttctcCCTTTGAGAAGGAGTATTTAAGGGCCAAAATTCAGAAAGGAAGCCCACTGTGCTGAGTGCCCCTGGACGTcctgcatacatgcatgcacacggacatttatgcatatgtgtacatatgtatacacaaacagaTAAACACTGTAGCAccctgcatatacatatacatgtatgtgtgtagacaGGTAACTGAGCTGCTCATCTAGGCTATAACCTCGAGGTTAAGGGTTACGAGGAACaggagatgggagagaagcaGTCTGTTCAACTCAACTAGCCTCCTGAACACTGGGGGAAGTCTAGAAGGCTCAGTGACTCTAGCTATCTTTTGAGGCCCACTTAGCACCTCCATGCAGTCCAAACAATAAGGAGAAGAGTGTGTGTTTGCCTAcctctttgtgtatatgtgtatatgcatacgtACAAAGGTATGTGCATACATAGAGACATGTTTGTAGGTGCATACGTACACTCCTACCCTCACCAAGCTTCCCAGTGGACAGATATATGGAATGACAGGAAAGGGCAAATGGAGTCGCTGTGCCACCcatcaatctcccctcccccacccccatccccagggTTCAGGTCTCTAAAGGAGCAGGGGAAgttgcttcccctgcccccatttcCCATAGCTGGAGGACCAGAGCACAGATGGCATGCATTTCAGCCTCCCTTATAGCTAGCTGTGCCTAAAAGAAATCAGACAGAAGGACAGAAATCATATTTCATAAACAAATATAAGGGCCTTTCTCTGTGGCATGAGAGGAGGGGGGCAGGCAAGAAGGGCAAAGGTTGACATTGAGCCTGTTTCCTGCAGACATTAGGGAATGGGCACATTGTCTAAAGTCAGACACCTGGGAGGAGGCAGgtggaggcaggaaggaaaggaggggccTGGGAAATGTGCAGGGCCCCAAATTAGAGATACAGAGACTTCCTATCTTGCCTCCCAAACTTAGGTAAGAGGAATGGGAATGGCGTGTTCTTTAGGAGCTATGAGTAAAAGGAAGCTGGTTTATCCTTTgcattaaaagttattttttaaagctgcTTTTGTGTTCCCTTCAAAagccaggcctcagttttcctcctcagtaaagtgatttgaattcaaaagtcccttccagctatgaaTCCTATGAACTTGTGTTCTTTTTTACCGTTGTCCTTGTAAATTCTGCACctgcactgtgcctggcacatagtaggcccccAATTAATCCTCCTTGAATTAATTTTCAGCTTTGACCCTGCTGGAAGCTGAAAGCATCCTGGTTTTGGGACCTTCAACTAGGGAAGCAGCGGGGTGGGCAGGAAGACACAGTTCTCCCCACCACGTCTACCTGCCTTACCTCCTGTTACTGTGGTGACGGGTCTCCTCCCTCCCACTGACTTCGGGCTTGCTAGAGGTAGAGCCTCAAGTCCTCCTCCCAGTCCTAATGTTGGCACGCCTCAGGAGAACCTAACAAGGAAAGGGGCCGCAAGTACCCCCAACTATCGTACCAGGCCCTCCTTTCCCCTACCCTCATCACTTGGGGGCGGCCACCAAGGTCAGACAGACAGCAAAGgaggaaagtggggggggggtcactcGCCCCTAGGATTGATCGCTAGGCTCGTCTGCAATAAAGAGATGGCCCCGGGCGCCCGGCCCATTATGCAGATCAACCTGCAATTTCCTCTAACAAAGCGGTGTCCCCGCCTCCCTCTAGTCTCTGGGGAGGAGATGGGACGGGAAGGGGTGTCGGGTGAATCTGGTCCACGGGACTTGCCATGGTCGCCGCTATTCAGGCTGTGCCCCTGTTCCTCTAGCTAGACCCCCTCGGTGTCCCGTTTTGCCTGGGGCCTTTGGAATCTCAACCTTCCGCCCCCATCGCAGGTCCCAACGCAGCCCTGGGTCTTCACGCGAAACCCAGGAAGCCCTGGTCTCCCGACTTTTGCCCCAGGAAAGGGGATCTCGGGTTAAGCGCCGAGTGACACACCCAGGAGAGGGAAAACTAAGTAGCTCTCCTCGGGAAATCTTCCGAACCTCTGTGTGAAAGGGGTCCGAGACAGTGACGAAGTCGGGGACCTGGATGGGGCCACACATTTAACTAGTGCTAACCAGGACTGGAGGGAACTTGGGCACATAAGGAGCCTCCTGGTTTCCCGACAGGAGCTCCAGGTGCCTACTTCTAATACCCACTCAGTGCACATGGGGCCCCAACCACGGATTTCGTTTTTTGCCCAAGCCACCCAGGGTCCCCGTATCTCTGGCCCCTCTGAGGTACCACGCCTCCCAGACCATGGGGATCCCCTGTTCCCCTAGACACCAGGCTCCGCAGCCCTCGAGTACTGATCAAACCCCATTACATCCCATTAAGAACAATTCGCTTCCCCGTTTTCATTTCCCTTTATAACCCTGGACTAAGTAAATGCGTCTGGACCTGATTGAATTGTTAGCGCCTTTGGTCCCGCTCCAACGCCAGGGAGCGTCTCCAAACTCACTGCGCGGTCTGCGGCCGAAACTCTGGACAGAATTCATCCCACGCGGGTCCTGGCGCACTGACTGAGCCGCGCAGCTGAAGAACatagtctctctttctctctctacctctcactTCACGCTCCTGTTCCCCACTTACTcgttctctctcctccagagttctTCTCGGCAGGCAAAGCAAGCATAGGACCAATTTGAGCCTGTGCGAACACATCGTGCGTGGGGACCGGGCCAGTGGGTTCAGCGGGATGGGAGAAGTAAGTCGGAAGAGAAGTGTCCTAGGGCTGCGCGCAGGCTGAGTGTTCCAGGAAAGAAATCAAGGTTTCCGCCGCACTCTCAGACTTGTCCGTAGGTCTAGCGGTCTGGGCCGGGATCCGCGGGAAAAAGCGCGGTGTCTGCAGAGCCTTGGGGGCCTGcgcacctttttttccccttcacctcCAGAAGGAATAGCCGCCTGACTCTTGTGAGAATCCAAATTTTTGTAGGGTTGCTTTTGAGGGgttctgttgcttttgtttttacaggttGGTTTGTTGCTTTTTGCGCAAACAGGTAAAAATGGAAAActagagagagaataaaagataTGAAGAAGTCGGGCCTACAGCTGAAAATATTTGTGGCCCCAGGCCGGAGATGGAACAGGGAGCGCCTCCTAATTACGGCTTCGTTAGATTTCGAGTTTTGGAGGCTGAGGCTCGAGCGCTAATATCCGCCGCCCATTATCCCGGCTAATAAATTTGACCTATTGTTCGTTTGTTAAAATGATGTCACCTTGGAACAGTCCCTAAGCTCCTATTTCCATGAATTAGCCCTTTATTGAAACCCAGGAGCCAATGAGAAGAGAGAGGCTTGTTGCTCACAGCCAATGGCAGTGGCGGGAGAGAAATTAGCAGCGGAAACTCCAGGTTCGGTTCAAGAAAGATGACACAGAGCCTGTCGGGCCCGCGCACTCTTGGCAAAGTTTCAGTGCGAGGAGAGGCGCCGGGCCCTTCATGGCTGCGCCGTAACGGGGACCCAGCCGCCTCCccgcccagcccagcccagcccgcCCGCCCGCCCAGGATGGAGGCGCCCGCCAGCGCGCAGACCCCACATCCTCACGAGCCCATCAGCTTCGGCATAGACCAGATCCTCAACAGCCCGGACCAGGACAGCGCGCCCGCCCCCAGGGGCCCCGACGGCGCCAGCTACCTGGGGGGACCTGGGAGCCGGCCGGGAGCCACGTATCCTTCCCTGCCTGCCTCCTTCGCTGGCCTTGGAGCGCCCTTTGAGGACGCTGGATCTTACAGTGTCAACCTCAGCCTGGCACCCGCCGGGGTGATACGAGTTCCGGCTCACAGGCCGCTCCCGGGGGCCGTGCCGCCGCCTCTGCCCAGTGCGTTGCCCGCCATGCCTGCGGTGCCTGCTGTGCCAAGCCTGGGCGGACTCAACTTTCCCTGGATGGAAAGCAGCCGTCGCTTTGTGAAAGATCGCTTCACAGGTGAGCCATCAAACAAGCGCCGCGGCTCGCCGCCGCGCCCCATTGCTCCCGGGGCCCTTCCACTGCTTCGCTCCCCAGCCCAGGTGATGGGTGTGTTCCCAAGGTCAGGGCCTCGGTGTTTCTTGCCTTtcgttctccccacccccccacccccaccccaacctatCACCTCGCAGCCTGCTGGCCCAGGTCTCTTCCCCTGGAAAATTCCGGAATAACGAGAATTGGAGAGGCCTTCAAGCCTCGAGCCCCTAGAGACCTCCACGGagtcggggtggggtgggggatcgGGGTTCCTGGAGGGCTAGGCGGGGGCGGGGTTGCAGGAGATAATGGAGAGGAGGGTTGTCTCTGGCCCTAGCCGGGCCCTAGAGCTGTTGGGAACAAACGAAACCAAATGAAATAACTATATGATTTGCATCTGGAGGAGAGCATGAGTCTGGGCCTGTCCAGGGGTCCCAGGGAGCCCCCGATTCCTGTCCCCAATCAGGGTAAACCCAACCAGCGAAAGGTGGTATTGGCCTGGGCTCCAACAAGTCCCATCTATCTCCATAGCAGCGGCCGCGCTCACTCCCTTCACCGTAACTCGGAGAATCGGACACCCCTATCAGAACCGGACGCCCCCGAAAAGGAAGAAGCCACGCACATCTTTCTCACGGGTGCAGATCTGCGAGCTAGAAAAACGTTTCCATCGCCAGAAGTACCTGGCCTCTGCCGAGAGGGCGGCGCTCGCCAAGTCCCTCAAGATGACCGACGCTCAGGTCAAGACCTGGTTCCAAAACAGGAGGACCAAGTGGCGGTGAGAGAAGCCAACCCGGTCGGGAGCCGGTTCTAGACTCTGGCCTTATTCACTTCACCCTCCCGCCTGCCTTCCGTCTCCCTCCTCTCCGTCTCTCTGGTTCTTTATCTCCCCTTGCCCGTTCCTACCTCTTTATGTCGGGCCGACAGGCTGCAAGCTTTTGCTGTCACCTTGCACAGTCtttattcctcttctccttcctgcctttcttccctttttattccCCCCTCCTAGTCATTCTGCATTTCTTAGCTCATCTCCTCTCCAAATGTTCCTTCCCACCTCGGTCCATCTCTAAGGATTCccgctctcatttttcttcagttatttttcctTGTTCTAGTTCATATCCCAGGtccttatttcctctttcttttcctccatgcatctctttttctatctgtttCCCTATTTTTTTCTAGTCTTCTCTCTATGCTCTTCTCATTTTtggtagggtttttgtttttgttttcattgtcttttaaacctcaatctcttctctctctctctctctctctctctctctctctctctctctctctctctctctctctctctttctctctctctctctccctccctctctctctccgtctctcccccctccctcccttccttctcctccttctccttgatATCCTCTCCAGCTTTCTCCCCACCTCAGTCCTCTTTTTTTCCGTCTCTCACCTGCGTGGGTTGAGGTGGTTCTCTGATTTGGGTAGAAAGGGTTTCAGGGAAATGGATTGAGGAATAAATCAGTAACGAGGATTCTGAGAGTCACTGAGGGAGGGACATCTCACTCAAAACACAAGTAGTGTTTCTAAAGCCAACAAACCATTTTCCAGTCGTTATTGTTACTAGATAGAAACTATCTTTTTTTGTCTAAATAACAATAACGATACAACCGCGGCCTGGCGGAGAATCCTCCTTCGGAGAAAGCAAAATCAtagaaaaacctaaaaacaaaaccaaaaagaggggagagaagaggaggggggagagacttCTTGGTGGGGTAGAGGAGGCCCAGAGGGGTGGAATCAGTTTTCCTAGGACGGGTTTCGGTGTCTTCTTTCCGATTTTGCTTTTTGGGGCCAGGCAGGTTCTACTATCCCACCCCACCTCCTTTCCCCATCCAGTCCAGCCCTGCCTTCCTCCTTAACCTCTGAGCCACAGAGGCCACTAGGTCCTTCTCCAAATAGACGCCTGACTAGCTCTTGGCCATAAACGGCcctggagaaaatgttaaaatcgTGACCTCAGGGTTAAGGGAAAGAAGACTCCCAAGTGAAAGAGAGCTGAGGGGTGGGGGCTGCGGAAGGGCATTGGGTTTCTCCTCTGGCCAAGGCCACCGAAAGGGAGTAAGTCCTTGCGGGTGTGTCCACCCCTTTCCCCTACCCCGTGCAGGCGGCAGAcggcagaggagagagaggctgAGAGGCAGCAGGCAAGCCGGCTGATGCTGCAACTCCAGCATGACGCCTTCCAAAAGAGCCTCAATGACTCCATCCAGCCGGACCCACTTTGTCTGCACAACTCGTCGCTGTTTGCGCTGCAGAACCTGCAGCCCTGGGAGGAGGAAGGCACCAAGGTCCCTGCCGTCACCTCGCTGGTCTGAGCCGCGGCCGGACCGCCACACCCCGAGAGCGCTCCCGGCCCGGGCCCGGGCCTTGGGGCTAGGGACGGGCCCACAACCGCGGTCTCCCAGCGGGGCTGGGCCGGGCCGAGTCGGgccagggtgggggggaggggggagcgggCAGGAGACTGGATGAGGGCCACGGGCTGCCGACCTCCCAAAGAGGCCGGCAAGCCGCAGGGCAGCTGGGACAGCGCCACCCGCCCCAGCCCGCTCCGCCCGCGGCCGCGCTCGCCCCGCAGGGCTCGGGGCGAGCGAGGGCTCCGCGCAGCAGCACAATCCgggccttccttcccttccctttgccgGCTCCTCGCCCTAGCCCAAGCCCCGGGCCCGACAAAGCGCCTTAGGTTTCACCTGCCCCGCTCCCCCCCCGGGCGGGGCGCCTGTATAATACTTTGTACTTTTGCCCAAACGTGtaaataaaagttttctttaggaatCGGCGCCCCGCGTCTGCTTCCCCCGGGAGGCGGGAAGAGCTGGGCGTGGGAGGGGTGAGGCCGATGCTGAGGGGTATTGGGGAGCAAGGCGACCCTAGATTTGGGGAGATAAAAGGGGCAGA is drawn from Dromiciops gliroides isolate mDroGli1 chromosome 2, mDroGli1.pri, whole genome shotgun sequence and contains these coding sequences:
- the TLX3 gene encoding T-cell leukemia homeobox protein 3, translated to MEAPASAQTPHPHEPISFGIDQILNSPDQDSAPAPRGPDGASYLGGPGSRPGATYPSLPASFAGLGAPFEDAGSYSVNLSLAPAGVIRVPAHRPLPGAVPPPLPSALPAMPAVPAVPSLGGLNFPWMESSRRFVKDRFTAAAALTPFTVTRRIGHPYQNRTPPKRKKPRTSFSRVQICELEKRFHRQKYLASAERAALAKSLKMTDAQVKTWFQNRRTKWRRQTAEEREAERQQASRLMLQLQHDAFQKSLNDSIQPDPLCLHNSSLFALQNLQPWEEEGTKVPAVTSLV